CCTCCTCGGGAGGGCGGGCAGGTGTGGCTTCGTGGTGAATCTCAAGATCCTGTGGATAATTCAGGCTAAACTCACTGAAAGGGAGCTACTACGACCGGTCTGGGAAAATCCAGCGACAGTTCAGGCACCTCTGGCGCACAGGCGTCTATGTTTTCCTCTATTGTGTCAACGAAGATGTTCCCCAATGGCATAATCAAGGATGGGGAATATTCTTCGCAAGTTTGCTTGCAATTAGTTCATTGGGGATCTAACTTAATTCTACGCGCTTTTTTACATTGCATCAAGAGTTCCCCCGATGAAATGGAGGGGACGGCAACCGAACGAGGAGACGTTACGGTGCCTTGGCCTTTCGTGAGGTCAGATGTGCGGTAAAACGCCGAAAAAAGTCTCTGTTATTGTAATCGCCTCCTTCTTTGGGCGGTTTTTTTTATGCAAAGGATTCAGGTGGATTGGGCAACATTTTGGGAGTTGATTGACGACAAAAGGGTTTGTAAATTAAATGCGATTAAATTAGTCCTATTTATGGGATTTGGTAAAGCAGTTGATTTCAGAGAGGTTGACAATAGATATATTGTCGGGTAGGTGACGGGGACTAAGACATGAATTGCCTGAATTGGTGTACCGTGATTTCAGGGCATAGGAGTTTGGTTCGACTGGGATATCAGTGACAATAATGAGTTCGTCAGGGAACTTCTTCTATTTTCCCCAGGTGGTGAATGATTGGACCGCCCGGGTGGTGGCCCTCCAGATAGTTATCTGGACCACGGTAGTCTTGGTGCTTGAGGCGTGGTGGGTCATTCCCTTCTTGGCCGTTGGCTTCTGGCTGAGAGTTGGATGGGGTCCCCGGTACAGTCCCGCTGCAAAGATTGCCACCAGGCTATTGGTCCCACTTCTCGGAAGGGAAAAAAAGCCCATTGCTGGAACTCCCAAGCGTTTCGCTCAGTTGATGGGGGCACTCCTGACATCCGGCGCTGGCCTTCTTATTCTGGTGGATTCTCTTCTGTGGGCCAGGGCTCTGTTGTCTGTACTGGTCGTTTTTGCTTTTCTTGAGGCGTTTGTTGGATTCTGTGCTGGGTGTGCCATCTACCGATTCCTGGCT
This Candidatus Neomarinimicrobiota bacterium DNA region includes the following protein-coding sequences:
- a CDS encoding DUF4395 domain-containing protein — protein: MSSSGNFFYFPQVVNDWTARVVALQIVIWTTVVLVLEAWWVIPFLAVGFWLRVGWGPRYSPAAKIATRLLVPLLGREKKPIAGTPKRFAQLMGALLTSGAGLLILVDSLLWARALLSVLVVFAFLEAFVGFCAGCAIYRFLAKAGLFPAEICVNCVLEKDHIHGEV